The following proteins are encoded in a genomic region of Rhinolophus ferrumequinum isolate MPI-CBG mRhiFer1 chromosome 17, mRhiFer1_v1.p, whole genome shotgun sequence:
- the USP19 gene encoding ubiquitin carboxyl-terminal hydrolase 19 isoform X6 — MSGGTSATGPRRGPPGLEEATSKKKQKDRANQESKDGDPRRGSVSTPQEEQTKEELLLDWKQSADEVIVKLRVGAGPLRLEEVDTTFTDTDCVLRLPDGRQWGGVFYAEIESSCAKVQARKGGLLQLALPKKVPLLTWPSLLKKPLGTQELVSGLQCQENGQEPSPIALEPGSEPRRAKQEARNQKRAQGRGEVGAGAGPGAQAGPSAKRAVHLRRGPEGEGSRDGPGPRGDAPPFLAESATQAEAEEQLQVPPLNPQTCLLGSEESLALLAGEKAVSPRNDPISPAMTRSQDPEKGDRSKEEMAVAADAAPLVDGKEPDMVNLAFVKNDSYEKGPDSVVVHVYVKEICRDTSRVLFREQDFMLIFQTRDGNFLRLHPGCGPHTIFRWQVKLRNLIEPEQCTFCFTASRIDICLRKRQSQRWGGLEAPAARGAVGGAKVVVPTGPTPLDSTPPGGAPHPLTGQEEARAVEKEKPKARSEDTGLDGVAARTPMEHVAPKPEPHLASPKPTCMVPPMPHSPVSGDSVEEEEEEEKKVCLPGFTGLVNLGNTCFMNSVIQSLSNTRELRDFFHDRSFEAEINYNNPLGTGGRLAIGFAVLLRALWKGTHHAFQPSKLKAIVASKASQFTGYAQHDAQEFMAFLLDGLHEDLNRIQNKPYTETVDSDGRPDEVVAEEAWQRHKMRNDSFIVDLFQGQYKSKLVCPVCAKVSITFDPFLYLPVPLPQKQKVLPVFYFAREPHSKPIKFLVSISKENSSASEVLDSLSQSVHVKPENLRLAEVIKNRFHRVFLPSQSLDTVSPSDTLLCFELLSPELAKERVVVLEVQQRPQVPSIPISKCAACQRKQQSEDEKLKRCTRCYRVGYCNQLCQKTHWPDHKGLCRPENIGYPFLVSVPASRLTYARLAQLLEGYARYSVSVFQPPFQPGRMALEAQGPGCTTLLSTNSLEAGDSERDSIQPPELQLVTPLAEGDTGIARAWAAPDRGPVPSTSGVSSEMLASGSIDVGSMPAGERVSRPEAAVPGYQHPSETMNSHTSQFLIYKIDSSNREQRLEDKGDTPLELGDDCSLALVWRNNERLPEFVLVASKELECAEDAGSAGEAARAGHFTLDQCLNLFTRPEVLAPEEAWYCPQCKQHREASKQLLLWRLPNVLIVQLKRFSFRSFIWRDKINDLVEFPVRNLDLSKFCIGQKEEQLPSYDLYAVINHYGGMIGGHYTACARLPSDRSSQRSDVGWRLFDDSTVTTVDESQVVTRYAYVLFYRRRNSPVERPPRAGHSEHHPDLGPAAEAAASQASRIWQELEAEEEPVPEGPAPLGPWGPQDWVGPPPRGPTTPDEGCLRYFVLGTVAALVALVLNVFYPLVSQSRWR, encoded by the exons ATGTCTGGTGGGACCAGTGCCACTGGCCCAAGGAGAGGGCCCCCAGGACTGGAGGAGGCCACCAGTAAGAAGAAGCAGAAGGATCGAGCAAATCAGGAGAGCAAGGATGGAGACCCTAGGAGAG GGTCAGTGTCCACTCCTCAAGAGGAGCAGACCAAAGAGG AATTGTTGCTCGATTGGAAGCAGAGTGCAGATGAGGTGATTGTCAAGCTGCGTGTGGGAGCTGGTCCCCTGCGGCTGGAGGAGGTGGATACTACGTTCACGGACACAGACTGTGTGCTGCGGCTTCCAG ATGGTCGGCAGTGGGGTGGTGTTTTCTATGCTGAGATAGAAAGTTCTTGCGCCAAAGTACAGGCTCGCAAAGGTGGCCTCCTGCAGCTGGCATTGCCCAAGAAGGTGCCTCtgctcacatggccttctctCCTG AAAAAACCTCTGGGGACCCAGGAGTTGGTGTCAGGGCTACAGTGCCAGGAGAATGGGCAGGAGCCGTCTCCCATTGCCCTGGAGCCAGGCTCTGAGCCCCGCAGGGCTAAGCAAGAGGCTCGGAACCAGAAGCGGGCCCAGGGACGTGGTGAGGTAGGCGCAGGGGCTGGCCCCGGGGCCCAGGCAGGGCCCAGCGCCAAGAGGGCTGTGCATCTCCGCAGAGGGCCAGAGGGGGAAGGGTCCAGAGATGGCCCTGGACCCCGGGGCGATGCCCCCCCCTTCCTGGCTGAGTCAGCTACCCAG GCTGAGGCTGAGGAACAGCTCCAGGTACCACCGCTGAACCCCCAGACCTGCCTCCTGGGCTCGGAGGAGAGTCTAGCACTTTTGGCAGGAGAGAAGGCAGTGTCCCCCAGGAATGACCCAATCTCCCCCGCCATGACTCGGAGCCAAGATCCTGAGAAAGGTGATCGTTCCAAAGAGGAGATGGCAGTAGCAGCAGATGCTGCACCCTTGGTGGATGGtaaag AGCCCGACATGGTGAACCTGGCATTTGTCAAGAATGACTCGTATGAGAAAGGGCCGGACTCCGTGGTGGTGCATGTATACGTGAAGGAAATCTGCAGGGACACCTCTCGCGTGCTCTTCCGTGAGCAGGACTTCATGCTTATCTTCCAGACCAG GGATGGAAACTTCCTGAGGCTGCACCCGGGCTGCGGGCCTCACACCATCTTCCGTTGGCAGGTGAAGCTCAG GAACCTGATTGAGCCAGAGCAGTGCACCTTCTGCTTCACGGCCTCTCGCATTGACATCTGCCTCCGAAAGCGGCAGAGTCAGCGCTGGGGGGGCCTGGAGGCCCCAGCTGCACGAG GTGCAGTGGGTGGTGCAAAGGTGGTCGTCCCGACAGGTCCAACCCCTCTGGATTCAACCCCACCGGGAGGTGCCCCACACCCCCTGACAGGCCAGGAGGAAGCCCGGGCTGTGGAGAAGGAGAAACCCAAGGCTCGATCTGAGGACACAGGGCTGGATGGTGTGGCAGCCCGCACCCCCATGGAGCACGTAGCCCCAAAGCCAGAACCACACCTGGCCTCG CCCAAGCCTACATGTATGGTGCCCCCAATGCCCCACAGCCCTGTGAGTGGAGATAgcgtggaggaagaggaggaagaagagaagaaggtgTGTCTGCCGGGCTTCACTGGCCTTGTCAATCTCGGTAACACCTGCTTCATGAACAGCGTCATTCAGTCTCTGTCCAACACTCGGGAGCTCCGGGACTTCTTCCATG ACCGCTCCTTTGAGGCCGAGATCAACTACAACAACCCACTGGGGACAGGTGGGCGTCTGGCCATTGGCTTTGCCGTGCTGCTGCGGGCGCTGTGGAAAGGCACCCACCATGCCTTCCAGCCTTCTAAGCTGAAG GCCATTGTGGCGAGCAAGGCCAGCCAGTTCACAGGCTATGCACAGCACGATGCCCAGGAATTCATGGCTTTCCTGTTGGATGGGCTGCACGAGGACCTGAACCGCATACAGAACAAGCCGTACACGGAGACAGTGGACTCAGATGGGCGGCCCGATGAG GTGGTGGCGGAGGAAGCATGGCAGCGGCACAAGATGAGGAATGACTCTTTCATCGTGGACCTGTTTCAGGGCCAGTACAAGTCGAAGCTGGTGTGCCCTGTGTGTGCCAAG GTCTCCATCACGTTTGATCCATTCCTGTACCTGCCAGTGCCCTTGCCACAGAAGCAAAAGGTTCTCCCTGTCTTCTATTTTGCCCGGGAGCCCCACAGCAAGCCCATCAAG TTCCTGGTGAGCATCAGCAAGGAGAACTCCAGTGCAAGTGAAGTGTTGGACTCCCTCTCTCAGAGTGTCCACGTGAAGCCTGAGAACCTGCGTCTGGCCGAG GTGATTAAGAATCGCTTCCACCGTGTGTTCCTGCCCTCCCAGTCATTGGACACTGTGTCCCCATCCGACACGCTCCTCTGCTTCGAGCTGTTATCCCCAGAGTTGGCCAAGGAGCGGGTGGTGGTGCTAGAGGTACAACAG CGCCCCCAGGTGCCCAGCATCCCGATCTCCAAGTGTGCAGCCTGCCAGCGGAAGCAGCAGTCCGAGGACGAGAAGCTGAAACGCTGCACCCGGTGCTATCGAGTGGGCTACTGTAACCA GCTCTGCCAGAAAACCCACTGGCCTGACCACAAGGGCCTCTGCCGCCCTGAGAACATTGGCTACCCCTTCCTGGTCAGTGTACCTGCCTCACGCCTCACTTATGCCCGTCTTGCTCAGTTGCTAGAGGGCTATGCCCG GTATTCTGTGAGTGTATTCCAGCCGCCCTTCCAGCCTGGCCGCATGGCCTTGGAGGCCCAGGGCCCTGGCTGCACCACGTTGCTTTCCACTAACTCCCTGGAGGCTGGGGACAGTGAGAGGGACTCCATTCAGCCACCTGAGCTCCAACTGGTGACCCCCCTGGCTGAGGGGGACACAGGGATTGCCCGGGCATGGGCAGCCCCCGATCGGGGCCCTGTGCCCAGCACCAGTGGGGTTTCTTCCGAGATGCTGGCCAGTGGGTCCATTGATGTTGGCTCCATGCCTGCTGGTGAGAGGGTGTCCCGGCCCGAAG CTGCTGTGCCCGGGTACCAACATCCAAGTGAAACCATGAATTCCCACACATCCCagttccttatctataaaatcgACTCATCCAACCGAGAGCAGCGGCTAGAGGACAAAG GAGATACCCCACTGGAGCTGGGCGACGACTGCAGCCTGGCTCTCGTCTGGCGGAACAACGAGCGCCTGCCAGAGTTCGTGTTGGTGGCCTCCAAGGAGCTGGAATGCGCGGAGGATGCTGGCTCCGCCGGGGAGGCTGCCCGTGCCGGCCACTTCACTCTGGACCAGTGCCTGAACCTCTTCACGCGGCCGGAGGTGCTGGCACCCGAGGAGGCTTG GTACTGCCCACAGTGCAAACAGCACCGCGAGGCCTCCAAGCAGCTGCTGCTGTGGCGCCTGCCCAACGTGCTCATCGTGCAGCTGAAGCGCTTCTCCTTCCGCAGCTTCATCTGGCGCGACAAGATCAACGACTTGGTGGAGTTCCCCGTTCG CAACCTGGACCTGAGCAAGTTCTGCATCGGGCAGAAAGAGGAGCAGCTGCCCAGCTACGACCTGTACGCCGTCATCAACCACTACGGAGGCATGATCGGCGGGCACTACACTGCCTGTGCGCGCCTGCCCAGTGACCGCAGCAGCCAGCGCAGCGACGTGG GCTGGCGCTTGTTTGATGACAGCACGGTGACAACAGTAGACGAGAGCCAGGTTGTGACGCGTTATGCCTATGTACTCTTCTACCGCCGGCGGAACTCTCCCGTGGAGAGGCCCCCCCGGGCGGGTCACTCTGAGCACCACCCAGACCTAGGCCCTGCagctgaggctgctgccagccag GCTTCCCGGATTTGGCAGGAGCTGGAGGCCGAGGAGGAGCCGGTACCCGAGGGGCCTGCGCCCCTGGGTCCCTGGGGGCCTCAAGACTGGGTGGGCCCCCCGCCACGTGGCCCTACCACACCAGATGAGGGCTGTCTCCGGTACTTTGTTCTGGGCACCGTAGCAGCATTGGTGGCCCTTGTGCTCAACGTGTTCTACCCTCTGGTATCCCAGAGTCGCTGGAGATGA
- the USP19 gene encoding ubiquitin carboxyl-terminal hydrolase 19 isoform X8 translates to MSGGTSATGPRRGPPGLEEATSKKKQKDRANQESKDGDPRRGGNEIGSVSTPQEEQTKEELLLDWKQSADEVIVKLRVGAGPLRLEEVDTTFTDTDCVLRLPDGRQWGGVFYAEIESSCAKVQARKGGLLQLALPKKVPLLTWPSLLKKPLGTQELVSGLQCQENGQEPSPIALEPGSEPRRAKQEARNQKRAQGRGEVGAGAGPGAQAGPSAKRAVHLRRGPEGEGSRDGPGPRGDAPPFLAESATQAEAEEQLQVPPLNPQTCLLGSEESLALLAGEKAVSPRNDPISPAMTRSQDPEKGDRSKEEMAVAADAAPLVDGKEPDMVNLAFVKNDSYEKGPDSVVVHVYVKEICRDTSRVLFREQDFMLIFQTRDGNFLRLHPGCGPHTIFRWQVKLRNLIEPEQCTFCFTASRIDICLRKRQSQRWGGLEAPAARGAVGGAKVVVPTGPTPLDSTPPGGAPHPLTGQEEARAVEKEKPKARSEDTGLDGVAARTPMEHVAPKPEPHLASPKPTCMVPPMPHSPVSGDSVEEEEEEEKKVCLPGFTGLVNLGNTCFMNSVIQSLSNTRELRDFFHDRSFEAEINYNNPLGTGGRLAIGFAVLLRALWKGTHHAFQPSKLKAIVASKASQFTGYAQHDAQEFMAFLLDGLHEDLNRIQNKPYTETVDSDGRPDEVVAEEAWQRHKMRNDSFIVDLFQGQYKSKLVCPVCAKVSITFDPFLYLPVPLPQKQKVLPVFYFAREPHSKPIKFLVSISKENSSASEVLDSLSQSVHVKPENLRLAEVIKNRFHRVFLPSQSLDTVSPSDTLLCFELLSPELAKERVVVLEVQQRPQVPSIPISKCAACQRKQQSEDEKLKRCTRCYRVGYCNQLCQKTHWPDHKGLCRPENIGYPFLVSVPASRLTYARLAQLLEGYARYSVSVFQPPFQPGRMALEAQGPGCTTLLSTNSLEAGDSERDSIQPPELQLVTPLAEGDTGIARAWAAPDRGPVPSTSGVSSEMLASGSIDVGSMPAGERVSRPEAAVPGYQHPSETMNSHTSQFLIYKIDSSNREQRLEDKGDTPLELGDDCSLALVWRNNERLPEFVLVASKELECAEDAGSAGEAARAGHFTLDQCLNLFTRPEVLAPEEAWYCPQCKQHREASKQLLLWRLPNVLIVQLKRFSFRSFIWRDKINDLVEFPVRNLDLSKFCIGQKEEQLPSYDLYAVINHYGGMIGGHYTACARLPSDRSSQRSDVGWRLFDDSTVTTVDESQVVTRYAYVLFYRRRNSPVERPPRAGHSEHHPDLGPAAEAAASQGLGPGQAPEVAPTRTAPERFAPPVDRPAPTYSNMEEVD, encoded by the exons ATGTCTGGTGGGACCAGTGCCACTGGCCCAAGGAGAGGGCCCCCAGGACTGGAGGAGGCCACCAGTAAGAAGAAGCAGAAGGATCGAGCAAATCAGGAGAGCAAGGATGGAGACCCTAGGAGAGGTGGTAATGAGATTG GGTCAGTGTCCACTCCTCAAGAGGAGCAGACCAAAGAGG AATTGTTGCTCGATTGGAAGCAGAGTGCAGATGAGGTGATTGTCAAGCTGCGTGTGGGAGCTGGTCCCCTGCGGCTGGAGGAGGTGGATACTACGTTCACGGACACAGACTGTGTGCTGCGGCTTCCAG ATGGTCGGCAGTGGGGTGGTGTTTTCTATGCTGAGATAGAAAGTTCTTGCGCCAAAGTACAGGCTCGCAAAGGTGGCCTCCTGCAGCTGGCATTGCCCAAGAAGGTGCCTCtgctcacatggccttctctCCTG AAAAAACCTCTGGGGACCCAGGAGTTGGTGTCAGGGCTACAGTGCCAGGAGAATGGGCAGGAGCCGTCTCCCATTGCCCTGGAGCCAGGCTCTGAGCCCCGCAGGGCTAAGCAAGAGGCTCGGAACCAGAAGCGGGCCCAGGGACGTGGTGAGGTAGGCGCAGGGGCTGGCCCCGGGGCCCAGGCAGGGCCCAGCGCCAAGAGGGCTGTGCATCTCCGCAGAGGGCCAGAGGGGGAAGGGTCCAGAGATGGCCCTGGACCCCGGGGCGATGCCCCCCCCTTCCTGGCTGAGTCAGCTACCCAG GCTGAGGCTGAGGAACAGCTCCAGGTACCACCGCTGAACCCCCAGACCTGCCTCCTGGGCTCGGAGGAGAGTCTAGCACTTTTGGCAGGAGAGAAGGCAGTGTCCCCCAGGAATGACCCAATCTCCCCCGCCATGACTCGGAGCCAAGATCCTGAGAAAGGTGATCGTTCCAAAGAGGAGATGGCAGTAGCAGCAGATGCTGCACCCTTGGTGGATGGtaaag AGCCCGACATGGTGAACCTGGCATTTGTCAAGAATGACTCGTATGAGAAAGGGCCGGACTCCGTGGTGGTGCATGTATACGTGAAGGAAATCTGCAGGGACACCTCTCGCGTGCTCTTCCGTGAGCAGGACTTCATGCTTATCTTCCAGACCAG GGATGGAAACTTCCTGAGGCTGCACCCGGGCTGCGGGCCTCACACCATCTTCCGTTGGCAGGTGAAGCTCAG GAACCTGATTGAGCCAGAGCAGTGCACCTTCTGCTTCACGGCCTCTCGCATTGACATCTGCCTCCGAAAGCGGCAGAGTCAGCGCTGGGGGGGCCTGGAGGCCCCAGCTGCACGAG GTGCAGTGGGTGGTGCAAAGGTGGTCGTCCCGACAGGTCCAACCCCTCTGGATTCAACCCCACCGGGAGGTGCCCCACACCCCCTGACAGGCCAGGAGGAAGCCCGGGCTGTGGAGAAGGAGAAACCCAAGGCTCGATCTGAGGACACAGGGCTGGATGGTGTGGCAGCCCGCACCCCCATGGAGCACGTAGCCCCAAAGCCAGAACCACACCTGGCCTCG CCCAAGCCTACATGTATGGTGCCCCCAATGCCCCACAGCCCTGTGAGTGGAGATAgcgtggaggaagaggaggaagaagagaagaaggtgTGTCTGCCGGGCTTCACTGGCCTTGTCAATCTCGGTAACACCTGCTTCATGAACAGCGTCATTCAGTCTCTGTCCAACACTCGGGAGCTCCGGGACTTCTTCCATG ACCGCTCCTTTGAGGCCGAGATCAACTACAACAACCCACTGGGGACAGGTGGGCGTCTGGCCATTGGCTTTGCCGTGCTGCTGCGGGCGCTGTGGAAAGGCACCCACCATGCCTTCCAGCCTTCTAAGCTGAAG GCCATTGTGGCGAGCAAGGCCAGCCAGTTCACAGGCTATGCACAGCACGATGCCCAGGAATTCATGGCTTTCCTGTTGGATGGGCTGCACGAGGACCTGAACCGCATACAGAACAAGCCGTACACGGAGACAGTGGACTCAGATGGGCGGCCCGATGAG GTGGTGGCGGAGGAAGCATGGCAGCGGCACAAGATGAGGAATGACTCTTTCATCGTGGACCTGTTTCAGGGCCAGTACAAGTCGAAGCTGGTGTGCCCTGTGTGTGCCAAG GTCTCCATCACGTTTGATCCATTCCTGTACCTGCCAGTGCCCTTGCCACAGAAGCAAAAGGTTCTCCCTGTCTTCTATTTTGCCCGGGAGCCCCACAGCAAGCCCATCAAG TTCCTGGTGAGCATCAGCAAGGAGAACTCCAGTGCAAGTGAAGTGTTGGACTCCCTCTCTCAGAGTGTCCACGTGAAGCCTGAGAACCTGCGTCTGGCCGAG GTGATTAAGAATCGCTTCCACCGTGTGTTCCTGCCCTCCCAGTCATTGGACACTGTGTCCCCATCCGACACGCTCCTCTGCTTCGAGCTGTTATCCCCAGAGTTGGCCAAGGAGCGGGTGGTGGTGCTAGAGGTACAACAG CGCCCCCAGGTGCCCAGCATCCCGATCTCCAAGTGTGCAGCCTGCCAGCGGAAGCAGCAGTCCGAGGACGAGAAGCTGAAACGCTGCACCCGGTGCTATCGAGTGGGCTACTGTAACCA GCTCTGCCAGAAAACCCACTGGCCTGACCACAAGGGCCTCTGCCGCCCTGAGAACATTGGCTACCCCTTCCTGGTCAGTGTACCTGCCTCACGCCTCACTTATGCCCGTCTTGCTCAGTTGCTAGAGGGCTATGCCCG GTATTCTGTGAGTGTATTCCAGCCGCCCTTCCAGCCTGGCCGCATGGCCTTGGAGGCCCAGGGCCCTGGCTGCACCACGTTGCTTTCCACTAACTCCCTGGAGGCTGGGGACAGTGAGAGGGACTCCATTCAGCCACCTGAGCTCCAACTGGTGACCCCCCTGGCTGAGGGGGACACAGGGATTGCCCGGGCATGGGCAGCCCCCGATCGGGGCCCTGTGCCCAGCACCAGTGGGGTTTCTTCCGAGATGCTGGCCAGTGGGTCCATTGATGTTGGCTCCATGCCTGCTGGTGAGAGGGTGTCCCGGCCCGAAG CTGCTGTGCCCGGGTACCAACATCCAAGTGAAACCATGAATTCCCACACATCCCagttccttatctataaaatcgACTCATCCAACCGAGAGCAGCGGCTAGAGGACAAAG GAGATACCCCACTGGAGCTGGGCGACGACTGCAGCCTGGCTCTCGTCTGGCGGAACAACGAGCGCCTGCCAGAGTTCGTGTTGGTGGCCTCCAAGGAGCTGGAATGCGCGGAGGATGCTGGCTCCGCCGGGGAGGCTGCCCGTGCCGGCCACTTCACTCTGGACCAGTGCCTGAACCTCTTCACGCGGCCGGAGGTGCTGGCACCCGAGGAGGCTTG GTACTGCCCACAGTGCAAACAGCACCGCGAGGCCTCCAAGCAGCTGCTGCTGTGGCGCCTGCCCAACGTGCTCATCGTGCAGCTGAAGCGCTTCTCCTTCCGCAGCTTCATCTGGCGCGACAAGATCAACGACTTGGTGGAGTTCCCCGTTCG CAACCTGGACCTGAGCAAGTTCTGCATCGGGCAGAAAGAGGAGCAGCTGCCCAGCTACGACCTGTACGCCGTCATCAACCACTACGGAGGCATGATCGGCGGGCACTACACTGCCTGTGCGCGCCTGCCCAGTGACCGCAGCAGCCAGCGCAGCGACGTGG GCTGGCGCTTGTTTGATGACAGCACGGTGACAACAGTAGACGAGAGCCAGGTTGTGACGCGTTATGCCTATGTACTCTTCTACCGCCGGCGGAACTCTCCCGTGGAGAGGCCCCCCCGGGCGGGTCACTCTGAGCACCACCCAGACCTAGGCCCTGCagctgaggctgctgccagccag GGACTAGGCCCTGGCCAGGCCCCCGAGGTGGCCCCCACGCGGACAGCCCCTGAACGCTTCGCCCCCCCTGTGGACCGCCCAGCCCCCACCTACAGCAACATGGAGGAGGTCGATTAG